In Phaseolus vulgaris cultivar G19833 chromosome 7, P. vulgaris v2.0, whole genome shotgun sequence, the genomic stretch TCCACATGCTGCCCAACGAAGGCTCCTAGGATTTGTAATTCGAGGACCTGCGTGACCAACAGAGATTCAGAGAGAGTATAGAAGGATGAATTACAAtgtcacaattttttttacatttaacCAATACAAGATTTCGAGGGAAAGAAAGGGAGATGCAAATACTATTTAAAACCCCGAAATTATTTCAAGAGTAACGCCACATCATATAAGAAACACGTATAAAGGGTTTGTTTTAAATAAGAGGCATGCTGAGAGATAGTCAACTCCCCTCCTTATTAGTTTGGCTACTCTGTTACActgaataaagaaaaaaaataagtttgacAAGTTGAAGAAGTTGGTAATATCAAGGAGTCTATCACAGCCAGATATTAGGCGGAAGCAAACAGCAATGACTACTCACTCGTCTGTTGCAGTGAAATAACAGTTTATAATTAGATTTCATAATCCTAAAAACCGGACTATAAAGCTTCTACAGTCATTTTGGCTCACAATTGTGTTTATAGATAAAAGTTGGATACAATGCTAAAAGGACTTTTTACGAGTTTCTTTACAGGAAAAAACCCTATATTTCAGTAGAGAAGCGCTCCCTAAAGTATTTTTAGGTTGTATTTTTTAACACACCAATGGTACATGTAATAAAAGTTAAGTTGGTTGAGAACACAAACACAGAAAGCCCAAATGAGGCGTAAAATTTCAAATGAGATCCACCTCCTTTGCTACCCACTTTAAAGATATATGGAGAGTCATTATATAAACCCTTTTGAAAGTGTGAAAACTAAACAAGGTGAGACTAGTTGCCTTTTGTAATACCCAAAAAGCATAACACATAATTGATTTAGTTTCCTTGTCTTAGATTTCTATTTATATCAGATTTGATTGTATTTATGCAGATTGTCTATCTTCAGGAGGTTTACTGTACATTTTGTAATTAGGATCATATCGTTAGATTTAActaaattcttttatatatttagcTTCTTCTTTTATCTATTATGTTCTGGCAAGGGCATGGCCCAAATGACTTGTCCATAttaaaaaccctaaaccttGCTGACTCAAGGTACGGTACCTTAATTGACTAAACTATAGAAAGTTTCTTAAGTGCTACCCCACCATTGCAGAGTATGGAAGACCAACATTGGGGGCACAACCTGCTACTGCAAGGTCATGAGGTACGCAGTACTTTATCCAGTGTACAGTGTAATCAATAAGAAAGATGATTTTTTACCCCAGCCTTTTTCTTGTAGTCTAAACTAGTTGATTTAGTGATTCAACAAAACATTAAAACTGTGAAGAAAATGCTCCTGAAATGCTGTGCTTACATTAATCATCATCCACAGCAAAACAATATTATCAGCAATTCAGTTGCAAAGTTCAGCGAGAACTAGAAGGAAGCAAGAGTAAAAGGTAGAACAAACCATAATGCAGTCGACAAAGGATCCAAAAACCTAATGCTCCCCCAACACTATAGATTCCAGCCGTGTGCCTCATTAGCCGAGAACAAGGTTTTGCATCAGACCTCATGACCTCACCATCAGAAAAGCCAAAGAAACGTCTCAGCGACATTGTGTTGTTAATTACCTACACAAAGACACCCCCGGGTGGTTAAGAGTTAATGTTCAATATACTGGGCAAGTGTGATAGTAAACATATCACAAAGTCACTTTGCATCAGTGCGCTTGTCATTGCAATGCAAGCAGAAATTCACTCTAACAGTTAGCAAGCATATGAGAAATGTCATTTATAAACTTAAAAGTGGCTGATGTGAAACGAAAATCAAATACAATAAAAGAAA encodes the following:
- the LOC137830115 gene encoding uncharacterized protein yields the protein MSLRRFFGFSDGEVMRSDAKPCSRLMRHTAGIYSVGGALGFWILCRLHYGPRITNPRSLRWAACGAVTVSSSTALLVRLFSPECEPQNIAAYDNKK